In Mycolicibacterium aubagnense, the DNA window CGGCACCGGTACGTGCGTACGCCGTCCGCGGCGACGGCGGCCCGCTCACGGTCGACGGTATCGAGGAGTTCCTCGACGAGTGGGCTGGACCTCAAATCGCTTCCGATCTCCCCGCGGCCGGGACCATCGTCTGCGCCCCCCGAGGGCTGGAAGTTCGGCGAAGCGACCCTGCCACTACGTAGTCGAGATGGTCGTCCCTTGGATCGAAGAGTCCGATCGTCCGCGAGCTGGGCGGCATCAGTGGGCTATGAGTTGCGCCGTTCGTCTAGCCGCCGCATACCGCCTCGGATGCATCGCCGAGGACGATCTCAAAGCCTCGCTGGAGCACCTGGAGAAGGCGCTGGAGCACTGGTGCTTGCAAGCGGGTGTTCCTCGGGAACTGCACCACGACGAGGTCGGCAGCGCCTTCCGCTGGGCTGTCACGAAGGTGGCCAGCTTTACCGACGAGCAGACCCGCGGGGAACTGCGGGATCACAGCCATACTGCCGACATCACCAGTGATTGTGCAGGCGATCTCGAACAGGCTGTGGCAAGTGAGATTCACCGCTTGCGGGTACGGGAGGAGGCGCATAAGCGATTTACCGCCGAGAAGGCAGGCCCAGCTTCCAGCTTCGATGCAGGCCTGCTCGATGAGATTCTTGCCCGGCCAATGCAGGAGCAATTCGTCATTGAGGGATTGCTGCCGAGCGCCGGGTCGATGCTGGTGGTGGCTCAGCGCAAGGCAGGCAAGACAACTCTCATGCTGAATATGGCTCGCAGCCTGCTGACCGGGGAACCATTCCTCGGCACATTCTGGGCGTGCAAAGTGTCTGGCCGGGTAGCGATTCTCAACTACGAGGTTTCTGGTGGCCAATTGAGCAGGTGGGCTGCTGAGGTCGGGATTCCCGGCGACAGACTGCTGGTGGTCAACTTGCGTGGGCAGCGGAATCCGCTCACGCACAGTGCAGATCGTGCCGCTCTCGCAGAGCTGCTGCGCCAGCATGGTGCCGAAGTCGTCATCGTCGACCCGTTCAGTGGGGCATACACGGGCAGTAGTCAGAACGACTCCGGGGAGGTGGGGGCATGGCTCATGGACCTAGACCGATTTGCCCGCAACGAGGCCGGTGCTCGAGAGCTGATTCTTACCGCCCACGCGGGGTGGGGGAATCAAGGCCGGGTTCGGGGATCATCGGCGCTGGAGGACTGGGCCGACTCCATCGTGACCCTGACGCTGGACACTGACAACAAGTCCAGATACCTGCGTGCAATCGGTCGGGACGTAGCTGTTGATGAAGACCGCCTCAGCTACGACGAAGACACCCGACTCCTGTCGTTCACGGGCAGCGGAAGTCGAAAACAAGCCCAGGGCCGGGATAAGGCCGAGGCTCTCATGGCGTCTGTCTGTGAATTTGTCAGGGCCAACCCTGGCGCTGCTGTGAGCAACATCCAGACCCATCTGCAAGCCCTTCGCAGGGCCGATCAGATACCCATCGCATTCCAGACTCAGGACGTCAGGAACGCCATCACGAAGGCTGAAGAAATGGGTCAGCTGTGCCGTGATACGGGAGGTCCAGGAAGCCGACCAAGCACTATGTGATCGACCCCGTCCAACCCCAATACCTGCCGACCCCAGCTGGACGGGGTTCATGATGGAGAAACTGCAGGTGATAACCCCGTCCAAGCCCGTCCAAACCCAGTCCTGGACGGAGCTTGCACACCCAGTCCAGTCCTATATAGGACTGGGTGCAGTTGGACGGGGTTTACCCCTTCCCGTAGGCAGCCATATTTTCCACCATGCCGCCTGCCGCCCAGCCTTGCCGATATCGCGGCCAGCTCGGCTGGGAACCATCGTTCCTCTCCAAACATTGCTTTCAGGAGCAGCCGATGAACAGTGACAGCCTGCCTTTGACCGCCAACGTCAACGACCAGGCCGAGGAATTGACCCGCGCGTTCTGCGAGTTCCAATCTCAGCCCGCTGACCACTGGAGGCGTGCGAGCTTCCGCAAGACCTTCAGAATCATGCTGGAGCACGACCGCTACGAGTTCGGAGACATCATGACTGTCATCGCCCACCTGCGGTCGCTGGAGTCCTACATTGATGACAGCCGCTACCAGTTTGCATTTGACCTGCGCCGCGAGTATCGCCGCTTGCACGAACAAGTGGTTGACCTGCTCAACGCCCGAGGCGCAGCCCGCCCCGCCACCGGTGCCACCACCGAGCGAGTCTGAGCGGATGACCGACGCCGAGCTTGCTGCCCTGCCGGACAGATACGCGCGCATCCGTGATCGGCAACTGGAGATTCGTGCGGCCGGGCGGCGCGCGCACTCGTTGGCTGGCTGAAGCCCGCGCTCCCACGGGCACTCCCGGCAGGGGCTGCCTCTTGCCGTGCAAGGGCTGCAATCACGCCTGCGCCCGCAGGGTGCAGGACTGGGCCGGTGAGGGAGGGCTTTGCCCGACCGAACGCACGGCTTGCCCACGCCAAGCCAGGATTCTCTGTCGGAGTCCTCAGGTAGGAATTGGCAATGCACCACCAGCGCTTCCTCGAGGTCGAGCGGAAAGCACGCATGGATCTGATCGACGTTCCCAATGAAGTCCTCCGTCTCCTCGCTGAGAGCGATCTTGAGACTGTTCGATTGCTCGGCGGAGCGCTGGATCTGATCCACGCACGTTCGATACTCGGCGGGATTCCCATTGACGTCGGTCTCGCGGAGTCTGTGTTGTCTGACCTGTCCGCCAACGGGAGGCAGATGGCGGTCACTCCGCCCACCATCGCCGCCGTCGTAGGCGACTATTTCGCCACCACAGTGGAGGTTCTGCGCAGTCCGATCAAGACGCGGGACACCGCCCTCGTTCGCCAAATCGCCATATACCTATGCCTCATCTTCACCGACGCGTCGCTGGTCGATCTCGGGCAGGAGTTCGATCGAGACCACACCGTCGTCATGTACGCCGGACGCAAGATTCGAGTGGAGATGTGCAGGAGCCGTGAGTTGCTCGGCCATATCCGACAATTGACTGTGCGAATTCGGACCGGCAGCGTGTAATCACACCTGTGCTGAGCTGACCCGCCGCAGCCATCGATGAGCTGGTATCGCCCTTGCTTGTCGGACCATTGTGCGATTCTTTCGGGCATGGCGGAGTTCGCTGAGCATGTCCGGCTGGTGGCAAGCCGGTGTGAGTCGTTTCGGGAGTCGAAGGCCCCGGAGGGTTACCCGGACAGTTTGGCGCTGTGCATCGTGGACTCGGTGCAGTCGACGATGGTCAGGTACCCGACTGTCGAGAATGTGATCAGCAACTATCGCGCCTACCGCCGCGAACGTGGCGGTGACCCGAACAAGGACAGCGCCGCTGACCTCGCCGCTACCTTCGATCAGCTGAACGGTCATGAGGCTTGGGCGAAGCGCATCGGCAACGGCAACAGAACGTCCACAGCCAAGGGCGCTCCGCTGAAGGCCTACGCGATCGAAAACGAAGCCAGAGCAATGATCAACGTCGACATCATCACCGTCCAGGACCTGCGGACGGCCGCCAAAGACCCCGACCAGCTCGCGCGGGTGAAACAGGAGTGGCTCAAGGTTCCGGGGCAAGGCCCTGGGGTCACATGGCACTACGTCCAGATGCTGGCAGGCATACCAGGCATCAAGCCCGACCGGATGATCATGAGGTTCGTTGCCCACGCATTGGGTGTTCCGCTCAAGACGATCACCCCGTCGTTCTGCGTCAAACTGCTGACAGCTGTGGCCGATGAGCTGGACATGCCAGCGACCGCGCTCGACCATGCGATCTGGAGCTACCAACGCACCCGGTGACACCGCGCCCACCCCGGCTTGTCGCGACGACCGCGCCCTCTGGGGCCCGCGCGGCGGCGAAGCCGAGGCCGTCTAGGGAATCGTCACGCGACGGCGGCGAGCTGCCGGTGCTCTGCGGCCGCATCAATGATCCGCGACGCGACGCTGTGGTGAATGCCGACCTGTTTGGCAATCCGATTCAGTGGGTGGCCCTGCCCGTGGGCGGCAAGAACCTCCGTGACGGTATCCACCGGCTTCCGAGTCGCCTTCTGTGCGACGAGCTGAACCGCGAGTTCGCGGATTGAGCTGTCCGCGATTGACGTTGCGCTCTGAGCCTTGGGCGGAGCCGCGTCGTCGCGCACCCGCGTTGCCGCAGTCGCGGGAGTCGCCTTGGTGGTGTCGCGGTGCGGAGCTGGGGTCACGGTCGCGCTGCGAGTTGCGGTAGGTACCCGACCTGCTGGTTTATCGCCAACCGCGACGAGCGCCAGCGTGGCAACGCCGATCGCCAGGTCGATGACGAGCGGCAGGACGAGGGCGAGGCGCGGTTGAATGCCCGCGATTACCGCGAGGTCGCGTAGCGCGATGAACGACAGAACGAATGCACCGACGGCGAGGGCGGGCGCGACCGCCGCGACCCACACAGCAAGCCACCGGTTGTCGTGCGGTGCAGTGAGCCAGGCGTGGGTCGTGTTGCCTGCCAGGGAGACGCAGGTCGTGAGGATCAGCCAGGTCCAGAAGAAGCGGATGGCGCTTCTGCGGTGGCGTGCATCGATCTCGACGGCCGTCCTGGTCGTGGGTGTCATCGCTGGCCCTCCGTGAGGATTGTGGGCGTTGTTCCGGCTCACCCTTTACTCAATCGTGGGCAGGCCATCTTCCAAGGTGTAAGCAAGAGTTACTGATGTGGCGAGGAGGAACTATGGCCC includes these proteins:
- a CDS encoding DUF2637 domain-containing protein, with product MTPTTRTAVEIDARHRRSAIRFFWTWLILTTCVSLAGNTTHAWLTAPHDNRWLAVWVAAVAPALAVGAFVLSFIALRDLAVIAGIQPRLALVLPLVIDLAIGVATLALVAVGDKPAGRVPTATRSATVTPAPHRDTTKATPATAATRVRDDAAPPKAQSATSIADSSIRELAVQLVAQKATRKPVDTVTEVLAAHGQGHPLNRIAKQVGIHHSVASRIIDAAAEHRQLAAVA
- a CDS encoding AAA family ATPase: MSCAVRLAAAYRLGCIAEDDLKASLEHLEKALEHWCLQAGVPRELHHDEVGSAFRWAVTKVASFTDEQTRGELRDHSHTADITSDCAGDLEQAVASEIHRLRVREEAHKRFTAEKAGPASSFDAGLLDEILARPMQEQFVIEGLLPSAGSMLVVAQRKAGKTTLMLNMARSLLTGEPFLGTFWACKVSGRVAILNYEVSGGQLSRWAAEVGIPGDRLLVVNLRGQRNPLTHSADRAALAELLRQHGAEVVIVDPFSGAYTGSSQNDSGEVGAWLMDLDRFARNEAGARELILTAHAGWGNQGRVRGSSALEDWADSIVTLTLDTDNKSRYLRAIGRDVAVDEDRLSYDEDTRLLSFTGSGSRKQAQGRDKAEALMASVCEFVRANPGAAVSNIQTHLQALRRADQIPIAFQTQDVRNAITKAEEMGQLCRDTGGPGSRPSTM
- a CDS encoding helix-turn-helix domain-containing protein; this encodes MDLIDVPNEVLRLLAESDLETVRLLGGALDLIHARSILGGIPIDVGLAESVLSDLSANGRQMAVTPPTIAAVVGDYFATTVEVLRSPIKTRDTALVRQIAIYLCLIFTDASLVDLGQEFDRDHTVVMYAGRKIRVEMCRSRELLGHIRQLTVRIRTGSV